A single region of the Streptomyces sp. NBC_01262 genome encodes:
- a CDS encoding hydrogenase maturation protease — MSSQTRIVVIGVGNDFRRDDGVGWAVVSWLRERAERRPLPKGMELAVSDGDPGRLIGLWEGADLAVVVDAAHAHPGLPGRVHRIELESDELGQSGQTSSHGLGLGEAVELSRALGRLPARLVVFAVEGQDHTFGTGLTEPVAEAVEPLAQRIEQEILRRRAAAPRLPERR; from the coding sequence ATGAGTTCCCAGACCCGGATAGTGGTGATCGGCGTCGGCAACGACTTCCGGCGCGACGACGGCGTGGGCTGGGCGGTGGTGTCCTGGCTCAGGGAACGGGCGGAGCGCAGGCCGCTGCCGAAAGGTATGGAGCTGGCGGTGAGTGACGGCGACCCCGGCCGGCTGATCGGTCTGTGGGAGGGCGCGGATCTCGCCGTCGTGGTGGACGCCGCCCATGCTCATCCCGGGCTGCCGGGGCGGGTGCACCGGATCGAGCTGGAGAGCGACGAGCTGGGGCAGTCCGGGCAGACCAGCTCCCACGGGCTGGGCCTGGGCGAGGCCGTCGAGCTTTCCCGCGCGCTGGGCCGGCTGCCGGCGCGTCTTGTGGTGTTCGCGGTGGAGGGGCAGGACCACACGTTCGGCACCGGTCTCACGGAGCCCGTGGCGGAGGCGGTGGAACCGTTGGCGCAGCGGATCGAGCAGGAGATCCTCAGGCGCCGCGCTGCCGCCCCCCGCCTGCCCGAGCGCCGGTAG
- a CDS encoding universal stress protein produces MSLPVVAGIDGSARSLAAADWAAREAALRRATLRLVHATPTAPGLVVPVIAADVWRQVGEEVMQHAVVSLGERYPDLVVRGEQLSGRPAETLLSAAANAGLLVVGARGSGGFDGLAMGSVALRAAAAAACPVVVVPEQPVDAGGEAEAPAAGGWARVVTGLDAHAPVDGTADFAFTAARAHDAPVRVVHAWALPATSVSPWMLDVTEEDRATWEDQEVLLLSDALREWREKYPEVAVQPDARLLHPALALVTASSGADLLVIGRRTEPRAPEGRLGPVAHAVLHHARCPVAIVPHVG; encoded by the coding sequence ATGAGTCTGCCGGTGGTAGCGGGGATCGACGGCTCCGCACGCAGCCTGGCGGCGGCCGACTGGGCTGCCCGGGAAGCGGCGCTCCGCCGGGCGACGCTGCGGCTCGTGCACGCCACACCGACAGCGCCGGGCCTGGTCGTACCGGTGATTGCCGCGGACGTGTGGCGGCAAGTCGGCGAAGAAGTGATGCAACACGCGGTCGTCAGCCTCGGTGAGCGCTACCCGGACCTCGTCGTACGGGGCGAGCAGTTGTCCGGGCGTCCGGCCGAGACCCTGCTGTCGGCCGCGGCGAACGCCGGGCTGCTGGTCGTCGGAGCCCGGGGTTCGGGTGGTTTCGACGGCCTCGCGATGGGGTCGGTGGCGCTGCGGGCCGCGGCAGCCGCCGCCTGTCCCGTGGTGGTGGTCCCGGAGCAGCCGGTGGATGCCGGTGGCGAGGCGGAGGCCCCGGCGGCGGGCGGCTGGGCGCGCGTGGTGACGGGACTCGACGCGCACGCACCGGTGGACGGGACCGCGGACTTCGCTTTCACCGCCGCCCGGGCGCACGACGCGCCTGTGCGGGTGGTGCACGCGTGGGCCCTTCCCGCCACCTCGGTGTCCCCGTGGATGCTGGACGTCACCGAGGAGGACCGCGCCACCTGGGAGGACCAGGAGGTCCTGCTGCTGTCCGATGCCCTGCGGGAGTGGCGGGAGAAGTACCCCGAAGTCGCCGTGCAGCCCGATGCCCGGCTGCTCCATCCGGCGCTGGCACTGGTGACCGCGTCCTCGGGTGCGGACCTGCTGGTCATCGGGCGGCGCACCGAGCCACGGGCACCCGAAGGGAGGCTGGGGCCGGTCGCCCACGCGGTGCTGCACCACGCCCGTTGCCCGGTGGCGATCGTGCCGCACGTCGGCTGA
- a CDS encoding CBS domain-containing protein, with translation MLRRYLGAVAAVSSAQAGQEPHRPKEPPPRRQGRPAAVAPHVRDVMSVPAVSAPGDMPFLEIVRKLSREHLSAVPVVDADDQVIGVVSESDLLARAAVHAATPRPGPIRRIREHHLYDKSHGESASTLMTSPAITVRSGTPVAGSTWCATTRRSARRSTTWSRSPTISRRSDQGRWHR, from the coding sequence ATGCTGCGACGCTATCTCGGTGCCGTAGCCGCCGTTTCCTCGGCACAGGCGGGTCAAGAGCCGCACCGCCCGAAGGAGCCGCCGCCCCGCCGTCAGGGCAGACCGGCCGCGGTCGCCCCGCACGTGCGCGACGTGATGAGCGTGCCGGCCGTCTCGGCGCCGGGTGACATGCCCTTCCTGGAGATCGTCCGGAAGCTGTCCCGGGAGCACCTCAGCGCGGTGCCCGTGGTCGACGCCGACGACCAGGTGATCGGCGTGGTGTCGGAGTCCGACCTTCTGGCCAGGGCAGCCGTGCACGCGGCAACCCCACGCCCCGGTCCGATCCGCAGGATCCGGGAGCACCACTTGTACGACAAGAGCCACGGGGAGAGCGCGTCCACCCTGATGACCTCCCCGGCGATCACGGTCCGTTCGGGCACGCCGGTGGCCGGATCGACCTGGTGCGCGACGACGCGAAGATCCGCGAGGAGATCGACGACGTGGTCAAGGTCTCCGACCATCTCACGGCGATCTGACCAAGGGCGGTGGCACCGATGA
- a CDS encoding site-2 protease family protein has translation MNGSFRIGRIFGVPLRMHWSVPLLVILIGYGLGHETLPAWLPGRSAALYTFISLAGSVLLLASLLLHEAAHASIARRNGVPVEDVTLWAMGGMTRMGKPGTAPVALAVAASGPVTSLLIGGVALAAGAGLNTAPGWAVPAALLVWLGWANLLLGVFNLLPAVPLDGGRVVHAALWWRTGERDRAELAADRGGQVIGIALIAFGWLSLLNGATGGLWLAFIGLFITLTAGAERQHAVLTTALRGVRVAEAMSSPVATAPDWLTVERFITEVAVRARHSAIPLLDLDGRPSGIVQMRRIATVPAGSRASVRIGDLATPLSQLTLAAPDEFLNDVLDRVHTQAGVRILVVDGGRLVGIVTPHDLMRLLRQHTLADAAQPAVGQLPG, from the coding sequence ATGAACGGCTCGTTCCGGATCGGACGGATATTCGGGGTGCCACTGCGCATGCACTGGAGTGTGCCGCTGCTGGTGATCCTCATCGGATACGGGCTGGGGCACGAGACGCTGCCCGCGTGGCTTCCCGGCAGGTCGGCCGCCCTTTATACGTTCATCAGCCTGGCCGGGTCCGTGCTCCTGCTGGCGAGCCTGCTGCTGCACGAGGCGGCGCACGCCTCCATCGCCCGCAGGAACGGTGTCCCGGTGGAGGACGTGACCCTGTGGGCCATGGGCGGAATGACCCGCATGGGGAAGCCCGGCACTGCCCCCGTCGCGCTCGCGGTGGCGGCCAGCGGACCCGTGACCAGCCTGCTCATCGGCGGCGTCGCACTCGCGGCGGGGGCCGGCCTGAACACTGCCCCCGGCTGGGCGGTGCCCGCCGCCCTCCTGGTCTGGCTCGGCTGGGCCAACCTGCTGCTCGGAGTGTTCAACCTGCTGCCCGCCGTGCCGCTGGACGGGGGCCGGGTGGTGCACGCGGCCCTGTGGTGGCGTACCGGGGAACGCGACCGCGCCGAGCTGGCCGCCGACCGGGGCGGACAGGTCATCGGGATTGCTCTGATCGCCTTCGGCTGGCTGTCCCTGCTCAACGGGGCGACCGGCGGTCTGTGGCTGGCCTTCATCGGCCTGTTCATCACGCTCACCGCCGGCGCCGAGCGGCAGCACGCCGTCCTCACCACAGCCCTGCGCGGAGTGCGGGTGGCCGAGGCCATGTCCAGCCCGGTGGCCACCGCCCCCGACTGGCTGACCGTGGAGCGCTTCATCACCGAGGTCGCGGTGCGCGCCCGGCACTCGGCGATACCGCTGCTCGACCTGGACGGCCGCCCCAGCGGCATCGTCCAGATGCGCCGGATCGCCACCGTGCCGGCCGGCAGCCGGGCGTCGGTCCGGATAGGCGACCTGGCGACGCCGCTGTCACAACTCACCCTCGCCGCCCCCGACGAATTCCTCAACGACGTCCTCGACCGGGTCCACACGCAGGCCGGAGTGCGGATCCTGGTCGTCGACGGCGGGCGCCTCGTGGGGATCGTCACCCCACACGACCTGATGCGACTGCTCCGGCAGCACACCCTGGCCGACGCCGCACAGCCCGCCGTCGGTCAGCTGCCCGGGTGA
- a CDS encoding universal stress protein — protein sequence MKTSVERGAVVVGLDATPSARLALAWAADEAARRRLPLHLVIAVDAPDLANGSAQLASLWTTWGPAIRAVYAPVLQEARDFAVHRHPELTVVAELADGSPADVLRARSSGSSMVVIGSRHHGVARDLFSRESVGLPLVAHAPCPVVVVREPEHVTHEPPHLVVGVDGSAVSTEAVRFAFEEAAFRGARLIAVSAWQPPFPSSVPMDVMEQEVRRPLAESTAGWTDKYPQVELRREIIRGHPVKVLTDAAKNALGLVVGSRGLGGFPGLLLGSVSQGALHHARCPLIIVPHRAG from the coding sequence ATGAAGACGTCAGTTGAGCGCGGGGCGGTCGTCGTCGGGCTGGACGCCACGCCCTCCGCCAGGCTCGCCCTGGCATGGGCAGCGGACGAGGCGGCGCGCCGGCGCCTGCCGCTGCACCTGGTGATCGCCGTCGATGCGCCCGATCTGGCCAACGGATCTGCGCAGTTGGCCTCGCTGTGGACGACGTGGGGCCCTGCGATCCGTGCGGTGTACGCCCCAGTGCTCCAGGAGGCGCGGGACTTCGCCGTTCACCGGCATCCAGAGCTCACGGTGGTCGCCGAACTCGCCGACGGCTCACCTGCGGACGTGCTGCGGGCGCGGTCATCGGGCAGTTCCATGGTGGTGATCGGGTCACGGCACCATGGCGTCGCACGGGACCTGTTCAGCCGCGAGAGCGTGGGCCTGCCGCTGGTCGCGCACGCGCCCTGCCCGGTCGTCGTGGTCCGGGAGCCGGAGCACGTCACGCACGAGCCGCCGCATCTGGTGGTGGGCGTCGACGGTTCGGCCGTGTCAACGGAGGCGGTGAGGTTCGCCTTCGAGGAGGCCGCGTTCCGCGGTGCGCGTCTGATCGCGGTGTCGGCGTGGCAGCCGCCGTTCCCCAGCAGCGTCCCCATGGACGTGATGGAGCAGGAAGTACGGCGGCCGCTGGCGGAGTCCACTGCGGGATGGACGGACAAGTACCCGCAGGTGGAACTCCGGCGCGAGATCATCCGGGGACATCCTGTGAAGGTCCTCACCGACGCCGCGAAAAACGCGCTGGGCCTGGTGGTGGGCAGCCGCGGCCTGGGAGGGTTCCCCGGCCTGCTGCTCGGCTCGGTCAGCCAGGGCGCCCTGCACCACGCCCGGTGCCCGCTCATCATCGTCCCGCACCGCGCAGGCTGA
- a CDS encoding cyclic nucleotide-binding domain-containing protein, with protein MTTTAHLLDALPAENRERLLRLGHEVVFPAGALIFDEGGRADRFWIISAGSVALNLHVPGRRPPTVETLGPGDLLGWSWLFPPYVWHLGAETRGPVRADEFDAATVRVLCGEDPALGYALTHAVAGIIAHRLKATRMRLLDLYGPYGSGPTT; from the coding sequence ATGACCACCACGGCGCATCTCCTTGACGCCCTGCCCGCCGAGAACCGGGAGCGGCTGCTGAGGCTGGGACACGAGGTGGTCTTCCCCGCCGGCGCCCTGATCTTCGATGAGGGCGGCAGGGCGGACCGCTTCTGGATCATCAGCGCCGGATCGGTCGCGCTCAACCTCCACGTCCCGGGCCGCCGCCCGCCCACGGTCGAGACCCTCGGTCCCGGCGACCTGCTCGGCTGGTCGTGGCTGTTCCCGCCGTACGTGTGGCACCTGGGAGCCGAGACCCGCGGCCCGGTGCGCGCCGACGAGTTCGATGCGGCGACGGTGCGCGTCCTGTGCGGGGAGGACCCCGCTCTCGGGTACGCGCTGACACACGCCGTGGCCGGGATCATCGCCCACCGGCTCAAGGCCACCCGTATGCGCCTGCTCGACCTCTACGGTCCCTACGGAAGCGGGCCGACGACATGA
- a CDS encoding 4Fe-4S dicluster domain-containing protein, which produces MTDSGGPAGVVIGKEGLEALVGLLVERGRMVIGPTARDGAIVLAELTSAEQLPYGWGVELEAGYYRLRPREDGMAFAHSAGPQSWKTYLHPQRVRQWSAERGPGGELTVNEDRGPAPSYAFLGVRPCDLRAIAIQDRVLTGGKYADPAYRDRRDGAFLVVVECTEPGATCFCVSMGTGPGLAEGADAGYDLALTEVLDGAGHRFWARAGSAEGAEVLSLLPRQAGDDTDTAEATAEATATAAQESVAAAAGRMGRSMPPVSLQQLMAGSLDAQRWDDVAARCLTCGNCTMACPTCFCTTTEDVTDLTGDHAERWSTWDSCFDLDFSLLHGGPVRESGRSRYRQWLTHKLGTWYDQFGSSGCVGCGRCIVWCPVGIDITEEAAALHAETWPAPEGPESGARP; this is translated from the coding sequence ATGACGGACTCGGGTGGCCCGGCCGGAGTGGTCATCGGCAAGGAGGGTCTGGAGGCGCTGGTCGGCCTGCTCGTCGAGCGCGGGCGCATGGTCATCGGCCCCACGGCGCGCGACGGCGCGATCGTGCTGGCCGAGCTGACGTCCGCCGAGCAGCTCCCGTACGGCTGGGGCGTCGAGCTGGAGGCCGGGTACTACCGTCTGCGCCCGCGCGAGGACGGGATGGCGTTCGCGCACAGCGCGGGACCGCAGTCCTGGAAGACGTATCTGCACCCACAGCGGGTGCGGCAGTGGAGCGCGGAGCGCGGGCCCGGCGGCGAGCTGACGGTGAATGAGGACCGCGGTCCCGCTCCGTCGTACGCGTTCCTCGGGGTGCGGCCCTGCGACCTGCGGGCGATCGCGATCCAGGACCGGGTCCTGACGGGCGGGAAGTACGCCGATCCCGCCTACCGCGACCGCCGCGACGGCGCCTTCCTGGTGGTGGTGGAGTGCACCGAGCCCGGTGCGACCTGCTTCTGCGTGTCCATGGGCACCGGACCGGGCCTCGCCGAGGGCGCCGACGCGGGATACGACCTGGCGCTGACCGAGGTCCTCGACGGCGCGGGCCACCGCTTCTGGGCGCGCGCGGGCAGCGCCGAGGGAGCCGAGGTGCTGTCCCTGCTGCCGAGGCAGGCGGGCGACGACACGGATACGGCCGAAGCGACGGCCGAAGCCACGGCCACGGCGGCACAGGAAAGCGTGGCGGCCGCCGCCGGACGGATGGGACGCTCGATGCCTCCGGTCAGCCTGCAGCAGCTGATGGCCGGCTCGCTGGACGCGCAGCGCTGGGACGATGTCGCCGCACGCTGTCTGACCTGCGGCAACTGCACCATGGCCTGCCCCACATGCTTCTGCACCACCACCGAGGACGTCACCGACCTCACCGGCGACCACGCCGAACGCTGGAGCACCTGGGACTCCTGCTTCGACCTCGACTTCTCGCTTCTGCACGGTGGCCCGGTCCGTGAGTCCGGACGCAGCCGCTACCGGCAGTGGCTGACCCACAAACTCGGCACCTGGTACGACCAGTTCGGCTCGTCGGGCTGCGTCGGCTGCGGCCGCTGCATCGTGTGGTGCCCGGTCGGCATCGACATCACCGAGGAGGCGGCCGCGCTCCATGCGGAGACCTGGCCCGCGCCCGAGGGCCCTGAGAGCGGGGCGCGGCCATGA
- a CDS encoding 6-phosphofructokinase → MRVGVLTGGGDCPGLNAVIRSVVRKGVQEYGYEFIGLRDGWLGAIENRVVPLDIPAVRGILPRGGTILGSSRTNPLKKEDGEGRLRDTLTAHRVDALIVIGGEDTLGVAAELSRRGIKVVGVPKTIDNDVAGTDYTFGFDTAVGIATEAIDRLHTTAESHMRALVVEVMGRHAGWIALHAGVAGGANAILIPERPFDIEQVCGWVEGRFKIHYAPIVVVAEGAVPKEGRMVLKDRTVDEFGHVRLSGIGEWLAREITERTGEDARTTVLGHVQRGGTPSAYDRWLATRFGLHAVDAVKDGAFGTMVALRGTDIVRIPLADATAGTKTVDPSLYDEFEVFFG, encoded by the coding sequence ATGAGGGTGGGTGTGCTGACCGGCGGCGGTGACTGCCCCGGGCTCAATGCTGTGATCCGCAGCGTGGTGCGCAAGGGCGTCCAGGAGTACGGGTACGAATTCATCGGCTTGCGCGACGGCTGGCTCGGCGCGATCGAGAACAGGGTCGTCCCGCTGGACATCCCCGCCGTACGAGGAATCCTTCCCCGGGGAGGCACCATCCTGGGCTCCTCCCGTACCAACCCGCTCAAGAAGGAGGACGGGGAAGGCCGGTTGCGGGACACCCTCACCGCGCACCGCGTCGACGCGCTCATCGTGATCGGCGGCGAGGACACGCTCGGCGTCGCCGCCGAGCTGAGCCGCCGGGGCATCAAGGTGGTGGGCGTGCCGAAGACCATCGACAACGACGTGGCCGGGACGGACTACACCTTCGGCTTCGACACCGCCGTCGGCATCGCCACCGAGGCGATCGACAGGCTGCACACCACCGCCGAGTCGCACATGCGCGCCCTGGTGGTCGAGGTGATGGGGCGGCACGCCGGCTGGATCGCCCTGCACGCCGGCGTCGCGGGCGGCGCCAACGCGATCCTCATTCCGGAGCGGCCGTTCGACATCGAGCAGGTCTGCGGCTGGGTGGAGGGCCGCTTCAAGATCCACTATGCGCCGATCGTCGTCGTCGCTGAGGGCGCCGTGCCCAAGGAGGGCCGGATGGTCCTCAAGGACCGGACGGTCGACGAGTTCGGGCACGTGCGGCTGTCCGGCATCGGCGAGTGGCTGGCCCGGGAGATCACCGAGCGCACCGGGGAGGATGCCCGGACCACGGTCCTGGGCCACGTCCAGCGGGGCGGCACGCCGAGCGCGTACGACCGGTGGCTCGCGACACGCTTCGGTCTGCACGCGGTCGACGCGGTCAAGGACGGGGCCTTCGGCACGATGGTGGCCCTGCGCGGCACGGACATCGTCCGCATTCCCCTTGCCGATGCCACTGCCGGGACCAAGACGGTCGATCCCTCGCTCTACGACGAGTTCGAGGTCTTCTTCGGCTGA
- a CDS encoding CBS domain-containing protein, whose translation MQHRTVQDLMTHGVVHARPDTPFKAVAAMLSHNDITAVPVVDDRNCPIGVVSEADLLRHEAVLPDPEGHAPALRLRPSDRGRAEADTAGGLMSTPAITARPQWSIVEAAREMDRHKVKRLPVVDETGQLVGIVSRSDLLRVFLRQDTAIGEEITREVLYRTLQVGPGAVDVTVADGVVTLRGRVGSKSMVPIAVRLCRAVDGVVTVHQELEFDADDSEAGAAEKPNAAGVIGYTRRH comes from the coding sequence CTGCAGCATCGCACCGTCCAGGATCTGATGACCCATGGCGTCGTGCACGCACGCCCGGACACCCCGTTCAAGGCGGTCGCGGCGATGCTCAGCCACAACGACATCACGGCCGTCCCCGTCGTCGACGACCGGAACTGCCCGATCGGCGTGGTCTCCGAGGCCGACCTGCTCCGGCACGAGGCCGTCCTGCCGGACCCCGAGGGACATGCCCCGGCGCTGCGGCTGCGCCCGAGCGACCGCGGCCGCGCCGAGGCCGACACCGCAGGCGGCCTGATGAGCACGCCGGCGATCACCGCCCGTCCGCAGTGGAGCATCGTGGAAGCGGCCCGGGAGATGGACCGCCACAAGGTCAAGCGGCTGCCCGTGGTGGACGAGACCGGACAGCTCGTCGGCATCGTCAGCCGCAGCGATCTGCTGCGGGTCTTCCTCCGGCAGGACACCGCGATCGGGGAGGAGATCACCCGCGAGGTCCTGTACCGCACTCTGCAGGTGGGGCCCGGCGCGGTCGACGTCACCGTGGCCGATGGAGTGGTCACCCTGCGCGGCAGGGTCGGGAGCAAGAGCATGGTCCCCATCGCGGTACGGCTGTGCCGCGCGGTCGACGGAGTGGTGACCGTGCACCAAGAGCTGGAATTCGACGCGGACGACAGCGAGGCGGGGGCAGCGGAGAAGCCGAACGCGGCCGGCGTCATCGGATACACCCGGCGTCACTGA